The following are from one region of the Silene latifolia isolate original U9 population chromosome 9, ASM4854445v1, whole genome shotgun sequence genome:
- the LOC141602665 gene encoding protein FAR1-RELATED SEQUENCE 1-like, which produces MIEKHASKIYTHTVFYEFQEQVQMAPCSCAVVGFSEQGNMHIINVEDAYRKHRVFQVAHNNESKETTCTCKMFERKGILCKHIIWIISGKGLQSIPEQYIESRWTKKSYRKPLYGLDGKLLQDYDPTDLRKLELSRVWSEFYATISVLNSMPDNRIKELSLMLLQFREKINPTKESLTKDQELEMLLGCSAKSNITVLPPKIAKNKGSGMRMKSNKDKAIEKASKPKRLCNNCKQMGHHDKRNCPNPFVEHALEEEDEEENEMEDEDEEEE; this is translated from the exons ATGATTGAAAAACATGCctctaaaatctacacacatactGTTTTCTATGAGTTCCAAGAGCAAGTGCAAATGGCTCCCTGTTCGTGTGCCGTTGTTGGATTTTCTGAGCAAGGAAACATGCACATTATAAATGTTGAAGATGCCTACAGGAAGCATAGAGTATTTCAG GTTGCTCACAATAATGAATCAAAGGAAACAACATGTACGTGCAAGATGTTTGAGAGGAAAGGAATCCTTTGTAAACACATTATATGGATTATATCAGGAAAAGGACTGCAAAGCATACCGGAGCAGTACATCGAAAGTAGATGGACgaagaaatcatatagaaagcctTTGTATGGACTGGATGGAAAGTTATTGCAAGACTACGATCCCACTGATTTGAGAAAATTGGAATTATCAAGGGTATGGTCAGAGTTTTATGCAACAATAAGTGTTCTTAACTCGATGCCTGATAATCGAATCAAGGAGCTAAGTTTGATGCTTTTACAATTCCGAGAGAAAATAAATCCAACCAAAGAGAGCTTGACAAAGGATCAAGAACTGGAAATGCTCTTAGGTTGTTCAGCAAAATCAAATATTACTGTTCTTCCACCCAAGATTGCAAAAAACAAAGGAAGCGGCATGAGAATGAAATCAAACAAGGATAAGGCAATTGAGAAGGCGAGCAAACCGAAGAGGCTATGTAATAACTGCAAACAAATGGGACACCATGACAAGAGAAACTGTCCAAATCCGTTTGTTGAGCATGCtttggaggaagaagatgaagaggaaaatgaaatggaggatgaagatgaagaagaagaatga
- the LOC141601007 gene encoding protein FAR1-RELATED SEQUENCE 5-like produces the protein MKQTIVNNCKLNIGATRTFRILAEQSNGYANIGASLTDFKNFKRNIKCYIGENDADMILDYLKALSQTQDGFYYAYQVDEDNCLAKLFWADAQARMNYSLFGDTITFDPTYGTNKYRMAFTPFTGVDNHKKSICKETDFVERICGVVWDTDLEPIEFEEKWTQVINDFELNDNTWLTYMYGKRHKWIPAYFRDLPLGCLLKTTQRSESQNSYFKRFESIDGTLVEFWLRFQSAMEQQRYNHRFLDAASDKDIATGFF, from the exons ATGAAGCAgacaattgttaacaattgtaAACTCAACATCGGGGCTACCAGGACTTTTAGAATTCTGGCGGAACAATCAAATGGGTATGCAAACATTGGTGCATCTCTCACAGATTTCAAGAACTTCaaaagaaatattaaatgttatatagGTGAGAATGATGCTGACATGATTCTCGATTATTTAAAGGCGCTTTCTCAAACGCAAGATGGCTTTTACTATGCTTACCAAGTTGATGAGGATAATTGTTTGGCTAAACTCTTTTGGGCAGATGCACAAGCAAGAATGAATTATTCCTTGTTTGGGGACACCATCACCTTTGATCCTACTTACGGTACTAACAAGTACCGCATGGCCTTCACCCCATTCACCGGTGTTGACAACCACAAAAAATCG ATTTGTAAGGAGACTGACTTTGTTGAGCGGATATGCGGAGTTGTTTGGGATACTGACTTGGAACCCATTGagtttgaagaaaaatggactCAAGTGATTAATGACTTTGAGTTGAATGATAATACTTGGTTGACATACATGTATGGCAAAAGGCACAAATGGATACCTGCTTACTTTAGGGATTTGCCTTTAGGCTGCCTTTTGAAGACtacacaaagatcagagagtcAAAACAGTTATTTCAAAAGATTTGAGAGCATAGACGGCACACTTGTAGAATTTTGGTTGCGTTTTCAGAGTGCAATGGAACAACAACGCTATAATCACAGATTTCTTGATGCTGCAAGTGACAAAGACATTGCCACAGGTTTCTTCTAA